Proteins encoded by one window of Salvia splendens isolate huo1 chromosome 7, SspV2, whole genome shotgun sequence:
- the LOC121741645 gene encoding probable apyrase 7: MVLSKLVEFVSSATTHLTVPKTSALQHKPGLPPTSGSLHGYTFSSTKNKVNLRFSSSLQDLSTYNQLDPEDDISSRSDRSSGLVLPQTFYQQENGATSFSKEKISLGPSGRKKWGRFICSLLCLLVFTCLCVALLFLYSNWSGGRSKFYVVLDCGSTGTRVYVYEASVNHQKDDNLPIVLRSLPESFKRKSRSQSGRAYNRMETEPGFDKLVRNVSGLKKAIKPLIRWAEKQIPEKSHKTTSLFLYATAGVRRLPNSDSDWLLNSAWSILKSSHFLCKKEWVKTLTGMEEAYYGWIALNYHTEVLGSIPKKETYGALDLGGSSLQVTFEGSPGNHEETSLKLSIGPVNHHLSAYSLTGYGLNDAFDKSVARLLKEVPQISNTDLVKGRVEIRHPCLQSGYKERYLCSLCASARLKDGIPPNERKELGKAAKRGVPVQLVGEPKWEACSALAKAAVNLSEWSDHTPGIDCNLQPCALAEKLPRPVGQFYAMSGFFVVYRFFNLTPDATLDHVLEKGREFCDKSWDAARKSVKPQPFVEQYCFRAPYIVLLLREGLHIKDKQVSIGSGSITWTLGVALFEAGKAFPNVGKLYSYQTLRVKIDPFVFFAILFASFFVLLCALSFIGHWRIPNLFRRSYLPLFSHNSGSSASVLNIPAPFRFQRWSPMNTGDGRVKMPLSPTVASNQQRPFDAGLGFGAGGLQFTDSSLYSSSSSVAHSYSSGSLGNVQFDYNFWTPNGSQMRLQSRRSQSREDLSNSIADAHFAKV; this comes from the exons ATGGTCCTCAGTAAACTTGTGGAGTTTGTTTCCTCTGCAACAACTCATCTAACAGTGCCAAAGACATCTGCTCTTCAACATAAACCTGGATTGCCTCCTACTTCTGGTTCTCTTCACGGTTATACGTTTTCCAGCACTAAAAACAAGGTTAATCTGAGATTCTCTTCATCCCTTCAAGATCTGTCTACTTATAACCAGCTTGATCCAGAAGATGATATTAGCTCTCGATCAGATAGAAGTTCTGGTCTTGTGCTACCACAAACTTTCTACCAGCAAGAAAATGGCGCAACAAGTTTTTCCAAGGAGAAGATATCATTAGGTCCGTCTGGAAGGAAAAAATGGGGTAGATTTATCTGCTCTCTCCTTTGTTTATTGGTGTTTACTTGTCTTTGTGTTGCCTTGTTATTTCTATACTCAAACTGGTCTGGTGGACGTTCCAAATTCTATGTTGTTCTTGACTGCGGAAGCACCGGCACCCGTGTGTATGTGTATGAGGCATCAGTTAATCACCAAAAAGATGATAATCTTCCTATCGTATTAAGATCGTTGCCTGAGAGTTTCAAGAGAAAATCTAGATCCCAGTCTGGGCGGGCATACAACAGAATGGAGACTGAACCTGGATTTGATAAATTAGTACGTAATGTTTCTGGGCTGAAGAAAGCAATTAAGCCTCTTATCAGATGGGCTGAAAAACAAATTCCAGAAAAATCTCATAAGACTACTTCTCTCTTTCTATATGCTACAGCTGGAGTTCGAAGGTTACCAAATTCAGATTCTGATTGGCTTCTTAATAGTGCTTGGTCAATTCTTAAGAGTTCCCATTTCTTGTGCAAGAAGGAGTGGGTAAAGACTCTCACTGGCATGGAGGAAGCTTATTATGGATGGATAGCTCTAAATTATCATACAGAGGTCTTGGGGTCcattccaaaaaaggaaacatATGGTGCGCTCGACTTAGGTGGCTCGTCACTGCAGGTCACATTTGAAGGTAGCCCTGGTAACCATGAGGAAACAAGCTTAAAGCTGAGTATTGGCCCTGTTAACCATCATCTAAGTGCATATTCCCTAACTGGATATGGACTCAATGATGCTTTTGACAAATCTGTAGCTCGTCTTTTAAAAGAGGTCCCTCAAATTAGCAACACCGATCTGGTTAAGGGAAGAGTGGAGATCAGACATCCTTGTTTGCAGTCTGGTTACAAAGAGCGATATCTATGTTCACTGTGTGCATCTGCTAGGCTAAAAGATGGGATTCCTCCTAACGAAAGGAAAGAATTAGGTAAAGCGGCAAAACGCGGCGTTCCAGTTCAGCTTGTTGGTGAGCCAAAGTGGGAAGCATGCAGTGCTCTAGCCAAAGCTGCTGTCAATTTGTCTGAATGGTCAGATCATACGCCGGGAATTGATTGCAATTTGCAGCCTTGTGCACTTGCAGAAAAACTTCCTCGCCCTGTCGGCCAGTTTTATGCTATGTCTGGCTTCTTTGTGGTTTATAGGTTTTTCAACTTGACTCCTGATGCTACACTGGATCATGTGTTAGAGAAGGGTCGTGAGTTTTGTGACAAAAGTTGGGATGCTGCAAGAAAAAGTGTTAAACCTCAGCCTTTTGTAGAACAATACTGTTTCAGGGCACCATATATCGTTCTCCTCTTGAGAGAAGGATTGCATATTAAGGATAAGCAGGTATCAATTGGCTCTGGAAGCATCACTTGGACACTTGGGGTTGCTTTATTTGAAGCAGGCAAGGCATTTCCGAATGTGGGAAAGCTTTACAGCTACCAGACATTGAGGGTCAAGATAGATCCATTCGTTTTTTTTGCCATTTTGTTTGCTTCATTCTTCGTCTTGCTCTGTGCACTATCATTTATTGGCCATTGGCGGATTCCAAATCTTTTCCGAAGGTCATATCTCCCTCTTTTCAGCCATAACAGTGGATCATCGGCATCGGTGCTCAATATTCCAGCTCCTTTCCGATTCCAGCGCTGGAGTCCAATGAATACAG GGGATGGAAGGGTTAAGATGCCGCTGAGTCCTACAGTTGCAAGCAATCAGCAAAGACCATTTGATGCCGGACTTGGTTTTGGTGCTGGGGGCCTCCAGTTCACCGATTCATCGTTGTACTCTTCATCTAGCAGTGTAGCACATAGTTATTCTTCAGGCAGCTTAGGGAATGTGCAATTTGACTACAACTTCTGGACACCGAACGGAAGTCAAATGCGCCTTCAGAGTAGGAGATCCCAATCTCGAGAAGACCTCAGTAATTCAATTGCCGATGCACACTTTGCAAAGGTCTGA
- the LOC121810477 gene encoding cytochrome c-type biogenesis CcmH-like mitochondrial protein yields MGVGKNVHIEALVHRISRARAIYTMWRQLIRDEIRSGKNDKEIYKKLEEDFGETVLYTSKFDIQTMAIWLAPLTLTGGAVLIWALKRYRRKNNVHIMGLDLVRGVPLTPKEKEAMPELLTPPSTRWWGKWLPR; encoded by the exons atgggcgtgggaaagaatgtTCACATTGAGGCCTTGGTTCATAGGATCAGTCGTGCACGAGCCATATACACCATGTGGCGCCAG TTAATACGAGATGAGATTCGGTCTGGTAAAAATGATAAAGAGATCTACAAGAAGCTGGAGGAAGATTTTGGTGAGACAGTGCTTTATACATCAAAATTCGATATACAAACAATGGCTATATGGCTGGCACCG CTTACACTTACTGGTGGCGCTGTGTTGATATGGGCATTGAAGAGATACAGGCGAAAGAACAACGTGCATATCATGGGCCTAGACCTCGTCCGAGGAGTCCCATTGACTCCGAAGGAGAAGGAGGCGATGCCTGAGCTTCTGACGCCACCTTCTACTCGATGGTGGGGAAAATGGCTTCCTCGATGA
- the LOC121742430 gene encoding DEAD-box ATP-dependent RNA helicase 18-like, whose translation MAGVEDNNPNKALTTTRFSDLEPPLSQPVLEAISAAGFEFCTPVQAATIPLLCTYKDVAVDAATGSGKTLAFLLPLVEILRRAAPPKPHQVVGVVISPTRELALQILKVAQPFIATLSNVRPMLLVGGAEVKADTTKIEEEGANVLIGTPGRLSDIMEHMDMLDFRSLEILILDEADRLLDMGFQKQVSSIISRLPKLRRTGLFSATQTEAVEELARAGLRNPVRVEVRSEIKRPKDVTSSQQIASSKTPSGLQMQYFQCEADQKPLQLIDLLLKNKAQKIIIYFMTCACVDYWGAVLPRLSLLKGFSLIPLHGKMKQAAREKALASFTSLSSGILLCTDVAARGLDIPGVDCIIQYDPPQDPNVFIHRVGRTARMGRQGTAIVFLLPKEEAYIEFLRIRRVPLEERQCSDEAPDIIPQIRLAAKKDREIMEKGVKAFVSYVRAYKEHQCSFIFRWKDLEIGKLGMGYGLLQLPAMPEVRHYSLSTQGFVPVEDIKLEDIKYKEKSREKQRKKNLVAKQAAKEQKKQHSKATTKASSSAVATSKKTAKQRRAVQSTDDADELERDYRLLKKLKKGRIDENEFAKLTGTEEL comes from the exons ATGGCCGGCGTTGAAGACAATAACCCAAACAAAGCTCTCACCACCACCAGGTTCTCCGACCTCGAACCGCCACTCTCCCAACCAGTGCTCGAAGCTATTTCAGCTGCCGGTTTCGAGTTCTGCACACCGGTTCAGGCCGCCACCATACCCTTGCTATGCACCTACAAAGACGTTGCGGTCGATGCTGCCACGGGCTCTGGGAAAACCCTAGCCTTCCTCCTCCCCCTAGTTGAAATTCTCCGCCGCGCTGCCCCTCCCAAACCCCACCAG GTGGTGGGAGTAGTAATTTCTCCAACTAGGGAGTTGGCATTGCAGATACTTAAAGTTGCACAGCCATTTATTGCGACATTGTCAAATGTTAGACCAATGTTATTAGTTGGAGGAGCTGAAGTGAAAGCTGATACGACTAAAATTGAAGAGGAAGGTGCTAATGTGTTAATCGGGACGCCTGGAAGACTTAGCGATATAATGGAGCATATGGATATGCTGGACTTTCGAAGCCTTGAG ATATTGATTCTGGATGAAGCTGATAGGTTGTTAGATATGGGATTCCAGAAACAGGTAAGTTCAATCATATCTCGCTTACCAAAGCTTCGTAGGACCGGGCTTTTTTCAGCTACTCAGACAGAAGCAGTTGAAGAGCTAGCCAGAGCAGGATTAAGGAATCCTGTGAGGGTAGAAGTGCGATCCGAAATAAAAAGACCAAAGGATGTAACCTCTTCACAGCAAATTGCCTCTTCTAAAACTCCTTCAGGGCTCCAAATGCAG TATTTTCAATGTGAAGCAGACCAGAAACCTCTACAGCTCATTGATCTTCTCCTAAAAAACAAAGCCCAGAAAATAATTAT CTATTTCATGACTTGTGCCTGTGTTGATTACTGGGGAGCTGTACTTCCACGACTTTCCTTATTGAAAGGGTTCTCTTTGATCCCTCTTCATGGAAAGATGAAGCAG GCTGCAAGGGAGAAGGCATTAGCATCATTTACTTCTCTTTCAAGCGGCATTCTTCTTTGCACTGATGTAGCAGCTCGTGGCCTTGACATTCCTGGTGTTGACTGCATTATACAG TATGACCCCCCACAGGATCCTAATGTGTTCATACACAGAGTTGGCCGAACTGCCCGAATGGGACGACAAGGAACTGCTATCGTGTTCTTGTTGCCAAAG GAGGAAGCATACATAGAATTCCTCAGGATAAGGAGAGTTCCACTCGAAGAGAGACAATGCTCGGATGAGGCTCCCGATATCATACCCCAG ATACGTTTAGCAGCCAAAAAGGACCGTGAAATTATGGAGAAAGGAGTCAAGGCCTTTGTATCTTACGTTCGTGCTTATAAAGAACACCAATGTTCTTTTATCTTCAG GTGGAAAGATCTTGAAATCGGGAAGTTGGGGATGGGATATGGACTGTTGCAGCTCCCAGCGATGCCTGAAGTAAGGCACTACTCTCTATCCACCCAAGGTTTTGTTCCCGTTGAAGATATAAAACTGGAGGATATCAAGTACAA AGAGAAGTCCCGGGAGAAGCAAAGGAAGAAAAACCTGGTAGCGAAACAGGCTGCAAAAGAGCAAAAAAAGCAGCACTCAAAAGCAACGACAAAAGCTTCAAGCTCTGCTGTGGCCACAAGTAAGAAAACAGCCAAACAGAGACGTGCAGTTCAATCAACAGATGATGCAGATGAGTTAGAACGGGATTATCGCCTCctgaagaaattgaaaaaaggTAGGATCGATGAAAATGAATTCGCAAAATTAACTGGAACAGAGGAATTATGA